TGCCCCCACCCTCTCCCGTGGATGAAATACTAAGTTTGTTaggccaaaatcaatttatataactcatgaaaaataTGCATTTATTGAAAgcagctgtcaaactgtcacccagcacctctGTGGTACTAAGCtgctctaaaataattatcgtattgctGGTGTTTACCACATCCATTGCCTAAAACCaatagtgagacactactaagagatGATTATTTGTTATTTCAAAAATTACAGCAACTATCTGCTCTTCCAAGCCACCTACACAACTtaacctgtttgtgcccctccccttggcagctcctagatccacccctgagtAATGTATTAGTATTTGAACAAAGCTCATGCAATATAAAAATGAGCTCCAGTCAGTTATCATTTACTGTAGAGTTTGGTGAGTGAGTGGTATTTTGCCAAGCTGTAATCTGCCATGTCATTTCAAGCTACTGACAAAGTCACCAAACTTTACTTTCTACAATCCTATCATGACAAATTTGTCAAAGTTTTCTCCCGCCAAGCATCCCTACTATATATGGTATCTGAACACTTCTTGTCCCTAAGTCCATTAGACACTGGATAATTACAAAATACCCGTGATGTGGTGTATTTATGGAAATATACAggaatacatacacaaaatgaaaTAATTTGAATCAATCACTCTAGCCAGATGGGTAGTGTATGATTTTGTTGTAATTGCTACAAAGGAGACCAATTATGGTGTATCTTTTTTAAGGATCAGGAACTACTTGCTATTTGCATAGAAGGATATGTAAACAAATAAGCAACAAGTTCCTAGCCTGTGACAGGTTTGGTACATGAACTATCAGGTAATTCTCTTGTGGCCTAATTTTCATGGAGTAAAACTATAAATCTTTTAAGCATCTCAGAAGTCTTACAGGTACAGTGGATCCCTGACTTAtctgaacctcagttatccgaataCCAAAAtggctgttttattacagtaattGTAAGTTATACATAATAAAttaatgggcttcagttatctaaacgatttcacttatctgaacatttTTAGGGACAAAGGTGTTTGATCCACTGTACAATATTCTTTGTCAGAATTTCAGTAGCTTTTCatatcagtgttattatttatataattgtaattgtatctGTACACCATCTACTGTTGCTATGGTTACTAAAGGTGTCCTCAGCAATATACGATGACAGTGAACAAGTCAGACTCCAAGCAGCCAGGTTGCTATGGCAACTGGGGAACTTGTTAGGGACAAAGTAATGTTGCATGAAAACAAACACAATAAGGTGTTGATAAATGGCCTCCTCATATTAGGAAGGTAGCAGTGAAAGACAGCAGTGTTGAGATCAATGTACTGGATGATGCGTTTGTGAAGATTTGTGACAAGGTGCATTGTGTGTCATTTGTTACTGGTGTGTGAATTAATTAGGATACATTACTATAGATCAATGACTCCTCTATGAAAGTGCGGATGTTGGCAGCCAAATTGATGGTATGGTGTGGTTTAATTTTACCATTGAACCTCTCCAAATTAAGAACACAATAGAAAACACCTCCATAATAAAGACGAAAATTTGGGCTCCAACTGGTCTGATTTGGACAACGTGTTTGTTGTAAAAGTTAGGGCTAAAATTCTCGGTCCCACAGTGTTCATTACAGAGAGGTTCAACATGGTGATTCACACATGCTATGCTCACATTCACCCTTGATGACCAGGGCACTTTTAATGGAGTCACGTTCAAGTTCCTGGAACAAACACTTGATAAGAAACTGATGTCTCATTTGAAGGTGGGTGTGATGTGCATAATGATGTCACGTGATGTAACGTTGTCATGGCAGCATGTGAAGAGTGATCATGAACGTCAACGAGAAATGTATCAATCAGGAGGCAGCATGGAGTGGGATTCTGGGAAGAAGTGGGGCCAGGGGATTCCCCAAGGTGGAGCAGTCAACAAGAATGAGGTCATTCTGATAAACCAGGGGGCGTGTGGTGCCTTTGTACAGAGTTTGGAGGATGAATACATGGGTAAGCGATGGAGCAGGGATGGAGCGACAAAGTTTGCAGTAAATTTGCAGTAGGTGCATTGTAGAAGAACACACATTATGCTGcacctagggggtctgggggtatgctTCCCCAGGGAGAAAAATTTAAGAATTAATCTGGAGGTATATTTAACCAATAATCTCAGTGTGTACATGAAACAaaacaactgactgttctattagagtgcctCGATCTTTACAAAAAGTAGTCAGTTTGAAACCTGTGCTGGGAGCATGTTAATGTGGatacttgaggacacctacataatccagacacttagttaaggccCCAAACTAACCCTTAGTATGGAATATCAGGTCATCTTTGTAATCAGGATACTGGTCCTAATCTGACTTATTTTGTATTAGAACTGTAgctaataattatagctagtcAGAGTTAGTAGATTAAATTGATTAATTTGTATGTTTAGAGGTGCGTAAAGCTGCAATTGAATCCATTTGCCAGCTGAGTTCTGGGTGTTCCCGGTTTGCTGCTCTTTGTCTCGACTTCCTAGTTGACATGTTTAATGATGAGATAGAGGCTGTACGGTATGTGATCCTTATTAATGCCACCTACCCCATGATGTACCCTCAGGCTTCATTCTATTTCATGTGTTGGTCGTGTGAGCAGTAACATCACACTGCGTGAGGACCAACTGGAACCAGTACTAAATGTTTTGAAGGTAGTCcgtctgtctgtatgtatggctttatttgtgtatgtgtagtgtctaaGCAAACTATCCATGTGTCACAATACTGGTGGGACTTTTAactgcccacaccttcacctgtgagacacaGTACAACCTCCTGTGGGTTattagtcctgccccaggaagatttgcctgcactgactgATAACACCCGAGTAGTGTATAGGTGGCCCAATATTATCAGGGGCATTGGAACTTTCCACTGGCTGGGACCACTTTTCAGTTACTTGAATTATACAATAGTttgagtactctaatagagcagtcagctatagGTTACAGTTAACAATGTACTTTAGTAATTTCAGTCAGAATTCCACCTTCAATCTCAGAGGgcttcaaaatttccttggggaGATGCTGACCTGTCTAGAAGGCTCATGCTTCACATTTCAGAGTGTGCACCACACACTGTACATTGACTCCAAGCAGTGCTTCACTTTCTAGATCTTCACAGATACAAATAGCTTCCTATGCTCCTGGTTCTACTGGgaaactgtatgtgtgtatagtgtgtgatGTTTGCCTGTTTGTTTGTCTGCCCGCAGGACAAATCTTCTGACATTCGAGAGGCACTTCACAAGTTGTTGTGTTCCAGTCACCTGACTAGCACCAGTGGACTACGTACCACTGTGGACGCATTGCTAGGCAACCTGTCCAAGTATCCCCAGGATAAGGTGTCCATCTGGAAGTGAGTATCACTATGGCAACATCATGACTACACAATGATATCCTTTGTAGGTGCTTCAAGATGATTGGCCATAACCATGGTTATCTAACAGCGTCTCTAGTTCCTGAGTTACTAAGCACACACCCCTTCTTTATGACGTCTGAACCAGATGTGGATGATCCAGCTTGTATCCTGACTAATCTTGTTTAATATGCAAGCAGCTCTTTTTTTTGTGGGAGCCAGGAAAGTGGGTGTAAATAAGATACTCTCTTGCTTTGTACACCTGTCAAAGCTTTTGTGAGATTGTGGGACTACTGCGACAGACAttccaaacaaaacaaaaaattcTCCTCAAGCAATCCCTGAAATCCAGGAATTCAGAATGGTTTACCAGATCTTCTTCCACTATCTTAGAGACTCCTACGCTGAAACAGCAATCTCGGCACAacactatctaattccacacaGTGTAGTACAGTCCTTAACTTGTTAAGATGTGTGTGTACTGGTGTTGATATTCAGTGCCACTGAACACTGCTCCACATTACCTGCACTATTTCCCTCTCATGTGTTCCGTCACTATGACTACCTGAGTGATTCCCTGCCTGATATTGTACCTCGCTTGAATGTGAGTAATCATCAGTGATGTAATATGACATCATAAATTTGTGTAGGCGATGAGATCTGCAGAtaggagatcatgtgatccatcaaGTTCCAGTGTTACAGAGAAATTCCTACACAAAACACTTGTTAGGATATCAGCTGTTGCTAGCTCAACTGTCAGCTCATGTGATGCTCACCAAGTGATGGAGATGTGCATCAGGTGATCCCCTGGATACGGTTACCATGATATCATTTGTGACCAATAGTGATCTAAATCAGGCAGCATTACTAGATCACACGTTGGGTGCTCCATTGCATTATGTTGCTATGGTGTGTAGGTGTCATGTGCTCTTAAATGAGGTAATTCCCCTTGATGTGTGGTACTGCATATTATGAATTTCATCAGGTGAAGAAGACGTTATCCCAGGACATTGTGTTGACCACTATTAGTCCTCAGAGGAGTGTCATGGCAACCGCTGTACATAGTCTTGAAGAGGTTTGTTATATACATCATGGTGTTTGTACAGTTTTCATGGATTACTGTTTTCCAACATCTTCATGTTTGTGCAAGCAACACTGCCCTGTCCCATTGCACTTTCTGTATTTACTTTATTTACTGTATTTATTGtatttactgtatttacttggtctAATGCTACTACACCTTCATTAGTTTGTGCACTTGAGGAGTGCCCaattgattttaaaaataaGAGTATTTAAAGAGCATCGAGTAGTGGTTGAGTTTGAATAGTTGCCATATCAATTTtttgaactaaggtaataaatgccGTAGCATTTAACCAGTACACTGGAACATCTACTGTAGTTTATTCTTGTTTGTGTGAACCTTTCGTAGTTGAAATTTCACAAAGCCATATTTATAAAATGAAAATAATGAAAATTAAaactgtatacagtatgtatgtgacGTTCTGTTGCCATAGGTGATATCCTTGTCATATCAGTTACAACATGGTTACTCAGGGCAACAAGATAGCATGTTGTGTTCAGTAGTACAACTGAGGATTGTGGCACATGCCATGCAACTATTACTGGCCATGCAGTTAAATCTTGATGTGACAGACAGGTAAGGATGTGAAGTTCATTACAATGGACACTTCTCTTGACAAACTCTCCaaataaggacacaatagaaacacctctataataaggataaaaattttggtcccaacaggttctggttaatacatttttacctctgactttttattgtagcaaaaATGGACTAAAAATTTTATCTGATCATCAGGTTTGGTAGGGCAGAGACTTACGTACTGCCTGCTGTAAAAAAGAGACCATCTTTTTGGGGGTGGGGTTGAGGATATGTCATCCAAGACTTTGCAATCCTAAGAAGTTAGAGCCCTAAATAACCACCGGTAAAGTGTCAGTTAAGAGAGGTGGCCAGATTATACAGTGTAACACAGTATAACATTGTCACTTCTGATAGTGTGCAGTTCACAGAGATGAAACAGTCAATGATAAAGAGGTTATTAGTGACATCACGGTTAGTCAGTTTACTAATTATTACATCACTTTTATCCAATCAGTACTACAGGTTTTTTGCTGCTAGTGGGCGGAACTACCCAACTGCCCTAAAGAAGCTGATGGATGATGACGTCATATCAATATCACATGATGCTCTGGCTAACCTGCTGCAACCAATTATCAATGTTAGTAGGCAGAACATTGCTGATAGGGTTGGCATTAATTATTCATACACTAGTACATTATATCATCTCAAGTGTGTTATTACAAAAATGTTTGCTAGATAAAGTAAACATTCAGGTGTTGTGTAATTCCTTGTTTTGTTCTCATATCGTTATTTCATCTTTTAACGATACAAGCTTCTCTTTAATTGCTGGAGGGCAACTAGGAAGTGTTAGTACATCTAAAATTTTGTTAGTATTAGTTCTTCATACACGACAGCATAGCATGACAATTGTTGGTAATTTACTACTTCTCATGATAATTATTGGGAAACATGAGTAATGAATTACAATAGAGTTGAATATATATTCTATGGCCTCTCTTGTCTTCCTATAGGATGATTTGCCACTATCATTACAGCTACCTCAGTTGTTACCATTGAGACAAGCTACTGCTGAGATTACTGATCCTGTGGAAGAAGAGAGCTCTGGAGGAGATACTACAACATTTGTGGCCAGTCTAGCACTGCAGTTACATGTCAGAGCTGTTCTTCATAATGTGTCACAGCTAAACAGAGTGGCCGTGAGGGTTACCTATCCTGATCAGCGACAACTCTTTTATCAACCCAAACCGTCAGAAGTTAGGAATGTTTCAGCAACCACTGACAGTTTACAAGTGTCTCTTGTGCTGTCTCACTCTACATGGACAGGTACAGCTGCTGCCACCTTCCTGTAGAGTAGTATGAGTGGTGGAAGCCACtgtagtatgtatgtgttgagctggatcctcaaaaacatttaataactcatgaataATGCACTTATTcgcaatcttgaaatttggctcatttgtagtactgcttgacctttccgttcaaatgcctgacacaatatttacagtCAATCTAAATATTCACTGTACATTTCTTGTGGAGAAGCCGTAAAAGTGTAGTGTTTATTACAGCCCTTTGAACTTGTGATTGAGCCAAACCACACAAGTCgtttgttgttgacacctttaatCTGCAATTTTATAATTGCTAAATATTAGTTTTGCCAATACCTCTTGTTATACGGTACTCATGGCGTGGTGTGCCAACTTTGTGGCTTTAAAAACCTCAGCTTCGTCTTGAGTTTTTAAAATCATGAAGATCCTCGTGGTAGATCTCTAACTATTACTTGTTGGCAGTGTTTTTTTGATTAGTGTATGTATCTTCTGTATGAATACTTAACTTCTATAACCAGATGTACTAACTGGCTGTCGGGTGGATCCTTGCAAAACATACATTGTTAACTTAGTGATACAACAATCACATTGTCTCTAAATGTAGAGCCATGCAAAGTTGAGGTCTGTATAGTGGAGAGGCTTACAACAGATACAGAAGAGAGAGTGATCAGTGAGTGTCTATCAAGAGTGGCTGTTGGTAGAAGTTCTACTGGGACATTACCAGCTGTGATCGCTGCTAAGGACATCCTATACAGTGAAACTATCCCTCTCAGTAACCCCATTAAGGTTACTCTGTTACCCAAGGCAGATACATAGTGAATAATAATTGTGTATTTCATTGATAATTGAATTCTACTGAAAATGCTAATGGAGATGCTGATTTTGAAAAGGATTATTCCACATAGGAATATACAAATTTTTATCCCATAATATGTGATTAATTTGAACGTATGTAGCTAATACACATGAGGTCAGTCAAGTGACTTTGTTATTAACCACTGCTTGGGCTATACcatatatagcctaaatatttcgagggggaaaatGTTCGTTGATTTCGTGGTTTGGgtggttatcagcaaaaatttcttccttgaaatatttagtcctccatatagtctaacaCAATTTGGTAGTGTTTGCAAATCCTCAAAAATTTTAtatttagcaacattgctcaacctcaaaatatttaggctatacagtactcTCAGGAGCTTCACATGTTGACCTTTATATTTTGCATGCAGTACAAATTGTATTTTATATACAACGTGGAAATAGCATAATACTATACATACCCTCAATGTAAGTGGGGTGCAAAAAAATTTGCTAGAACATTTCCCATCAAAGTTTCCTAGTAACAATTATTATTCTCAAACAGCTACATTGTAATACAAAAAATAATGTATGTGCAATTACGTCATGTTGTAAAACATCTAGCATATGCAACTTATAATAACAAGATAAGATTGAAACTACAAACAACAAATGATAATATCAAAACAGAACAATGTAACAATAATGGTATTGTACAAGTTCAGTAGTTGGTAAAGATCTGAATTCGTTTGTTGTTGCAGTCACTAACATAGATGTTACCATTAGGACCAAGTGCTATATAATAAGGACAATTAAACTGGCCATTAGCAGATCCCTTAGATCCAAAGCAATGAATGAAGTTACCAACATGGTCAAAGACAGACACATGATCATTGTTGTCACTTACTAAGATAAAGCCATTCACATCAGTGGCAAGACTATATGGATTATTGAGCTGACCCCTATTAGATCCTTGTGTACCAAACTTGCCTACATATTGACCAtcaagagtaaaagtgactataCAGTGATGACCACCATCAGCAACAAGCAAATGATCATTAATACTAAC
This portion of the Dysidea avara chromosome 12, odDysAvar1.4, whole genome shotgun sequence genome encodes:
- the LOC136240118 gene encoding integrator complex subunit 4-like isoform X1, whose product is MDRKRTSSQRSAVVTDVKSIDDHVSKTLKLSLSDPSGGHKPELFLFDAQPQGSAEVTLSTLLRVTEHNVHYYSSEPEKALNHISILWKSFSDNEPIPLVLLRIFRQIVLSGPSLDGCVKNMLLHFVDNSSPAVKSYAIETLHQITAHFSSEKELHQTALNVAEEHISSIHHTVRAVCLNLIGYVISSSSDPTSLIAMVTHCLSDGDSRVRRAALEAMSTIATNSSSVLELSVYKEVSSAIYDDSEQVRLQAARLLWQLGNLLGTKKVAVKDSSVEINVLDDAFVKICDKINDSSMKVRMLAAKLMGTFNGVTFKFLEQTLDKKLMSHLKHVKSDHERQREMYQSGGSMEWDSGKKWGQGIPQGGAVNKNEVILINQGACGAFVQSLEDEYMEVRKAAIESICQLSSGCSRFAALCLDFLVDMFNDEIEAVRLHSISCVGRVSSNITLREDQLEPVLNVLKDKSSDIREALHKLLCSSHLTSTSGLRTTVDALLGNLSKYPQDKVSIWKCFKMIGHNHGYLTASLVPELLSTHPFFMTSEPDVDDPAYVCVLVLIFSATEHCSTLPALFPSHVFRHYDYLSDSLPDIVPRLNAMRSADRRSCDPSSSSVTEKFLHKTLVRISAVASSTVSSCDAHQVMEMCISDLNQAALLDHTLGAPLHYVAMVCRCHVLLNEVKKTLSQDIVLTTISPQRSVMATAVHSLEEVISLSYQLQHGYSGQQDSMLCSVVQLRIVAHAMQLLLAMQLNLDVTDSVQFTEMKQSMIKRLLVTSRFFAASGRNYPTALKKLMDDDVISISHDALANLLQPIINDDLPLSLQLPQLLPLRQATAEITDPVEEESSGGDTTTFVASLALQLHVRAVLHNVSQLNRVAVRVTYPDQRQLFYQPKPSEVRNVSATTDSLQVSLVLSHSTWTEPCKVEVCIVERLTTDTEERVISECLSRVAVGRSSTGTLPAVIAAKDILYSETIPLSNPIKVTLLPKADT
- the LOC136240118 gene encoding integrator complex subunit 4-like isoform X2, with the protein product MVTHCLSDGDSRVRRAALEAMSTIATNSSSVLELSVYKEVSSAIYDDSEQVRLQAARLLWQLGNLLGTKKVAVKDSSVEINVLDDAFVKICDKINDSSMKVRMLAAKLMGTFNGVTFKFLEQTLDKKLMSHLKHVKSDHERQREMYQSGGSMEWDSGKKWGQGIPQGGAVNKNEVILINQGACGAFVQSLEDEYMEVRKAAIESICQLSSGCSRFAALCLDFLVDMFNDEIEAVRLHSISCVGRVSSNITLREDQLEPVLNVLKDKSSDIREALHKLLCSSHLTSTSGLRTTVDALLGNLSKYPQDKVSIWKCFKMIGHNHGYLTASLVPELLSTHPFFMTSEPDVDDPAYVCVLVLIFSATEHCSTLPALFPSHVFRHYDYLSDSLPDIVPRLNAMRSADRRSCDPSSSSVTEKFLHKTLVRISAVASSTVSSCDAHQVMEMCISDLNQAALLDHTLGAPLHYVAMVCRCHVLLNEVKKTLSQDIVLTTISPQRSVMATAVHSLEEVISLSYQLQHGYSGQQDSMLCSVVQLRIVAHAMQLLLAMQLNLDVTDSVQFTEMKQSMIKRLLVTSRFFAASGRNYPTALKKLMDDDVISISHDALANLLQPIINDDLPLSLQLPQLLPLRQATAEITDPVEEESSGGDTTTFVASLALQLHVRAVLHNVSQLNRVAVRVTYPDQRQLFYQPKPSEVRNVSATTDSLQVSLVLSHSTWTEPCKVEVCIVERLTTDTEERVISECLSRVAVGRSSTGTLPAVIAAKDILYSETIPLSNPIKVTLLPKADT